One window from the genome of Rhinolophus ferrumequinum isolate MPI-CBG mRhiFer1 chromosome 22, mRhiFer1_v1.p, whole genome shotgun sequence encodes:
- the ADAM15 gene encoding disintegrin and metalloproteinase domain-containing protein 15 isoform X6, translating to MRLALLWALGLLGAGSPLPSRPLPDTDGTKEEQARPARALRGPLEPQILQDNLTLSLAEVLQTNAPETLRIKLELDGESHILELLQNRELVPGRPTLVWYQPDGTRVVSEGHTLENCCYQGGVQGHTDSWASICTCSGLRGLVILSPEKSYALELGPGDLQGPPVISRIQDLLLPGHTCALSWRESVPAQTSPGGSSPGQRHTRRWRRDVVTETKIIELVIVADHSEVQRYPDVQHLMNRTLEVALLLDTFFRPLNVRVVLVGLEVWTQQDWIEISRDPGLTLDNFLHWRRTHLLPRLPHDSAQLVTATAFSGPVVGMAVQNSICSPDFSGGVNMDHSTSILGVASSIAHELGHSLGLDHDPPGNSCPCPGPAPAKSCIMEASTDFLPGLNFSNCSRRALEKALLDGMGSCLFERMPSLPSKATIFRNVTMEQGKQFTCVFPNDCTDPCCDPFTCQLRPGAQCAADGPCCQNCKLRPAGWQCRPARGDCDLPEFCTGDRSQCPPDASLGDGEPCAGGQAVCMQGRCASYAQQCQALWGPGAQPATPLCLLTANTRGDAFGNCGRSPTGSYVSCAPRDAICGQLQCQGGMAQPLLGSAQELRWETLEANGTRTNCSWVHLDLGRDVAQPLLTLPGTACGPGLVCIDHRCQPVGLLGAQECRSKCHGHGVCDSNRHCHCGEGWAPPDCSARLTATRSLTTGLPLSLLLLLILVLLGASYWHRARLRQRLCQLKGPSCQYRAAQSGPPERPGPPQRAPLMSGAKSQGPAKPPPPRKPLPADPQGQRPSQDLPGPGVGIPPLLVPSRPAPPPPAASSLYL from the exons ATGCGGCTGGCGCTGCTGTGGGCCCTGGGACTCCTGGGCGCGGGCAGCCCTCTTCCCTCCCGGCCGCTCCCAGACACAG ATGGCACCAAGGAGGAGCAAGCAAGGCCAGCGAGGGCCCTGCGTGGGCCGTTGGAGCCCCAGATTCTCCAGGACAACCTCACACTCAGCCTAGCAGAGGTGCTTCAG ACCAATGCGCCTGAGACTTTGCGGATCAAACTGGAGTTGGATGGTGAGAGTCATATCCTGGAGCTGCTACAGAACAG GGAGCTGGTCCCAGGCCGCCCCACCCTGGTGTGGTACCAGCCTGATGGCACCAGGGTAGTCAGTGAGGGACACACACTG GAAAACTGCTGCTACCAGGGAGGAGTGCAGGGCCACACAGACTCCTGGGCCTCCATCTGCACCTGCTCGGGGCTCAG GGGCTTGGTGATCCTATCCCCAGAGAAAAGCTACGCCCTGGAGCTGGGGCCTGGGGACCTTCAGGGTCCTCCCGTGATCTCCCGGATCCAAGACCTCCTCCTGCCAGGCCACACTTGTGCCCTGAGCTGGCGGGAATCTGTGCCCGCTCAGACTTCACCAGGGGGGAGCTCCCCGGGACAGCGTCACACTCGCCGG TGGAGGCGGGACGTGGTGACGGAGACCAAGATCATCGAGCTGGTGATTGTGGCGGATCATTCGGAG GTCCAGAGGTACCCGGACGTACAGCACCTGATGAACCGCACGCTGGAAGTCGCCCTCCTCCTGGACACA TTCTTCCGGCCCTTGAACGTACGCGTGGTGCTAGTCGGCTTGGAGGTTTGGACACAGCAAGACTGGATCGAGATAAGCCGGGACCCAGGACTCACGCTAGACAACTTCCTCCACTGGCGCCGGACCCATCTGCTGCCTCGTTTGCCCCACGACAGTGCCCAGCTGGTGAC TGCTACCGCGTTCTCTGGGCCCGTGGTGGGCATGGCCGTTCAGAACTCCATCTGTTCTCCTGACTTCTCAGGAGGTGTGAACATG GACCATTCCACCAGCATCCTGGGCGTTGCCTCCTCCATAGCCCACGAGCTGGGCCACAGCCTGGGCCTGGACCACGACCCACCTGGGAACAGCTGCCCCTGTCCAGGTCCAGCCCCAGCCAAGAGCTGCATCATGGAGGCCTCCACAGA CTTCCTACCAGGCCTGAACTTCAGCAACTGCAGCCGACGGGCGCTGGAGAAAGCCCTCCTGGATGGAATGGGCAGCTGCCTCTTTGAACGGATGCCCAGCCTGCCCTCCAAGGCCACTATCTTCAGAAATGTGACCATGGAGCAGGGCAAGCAGTTCACCTGTGTCTTCCCAAAT GACTGCACGGATCCCTGCTGTGACCCCTTCACCTGTCAGCTGAGGCCAGGGGCACAGTGTGCAGCCGATGGACCCTGTTGTCAAAATTGCAAG CTGCGCCCGGCGGGCTGGCAGTGCCGTCCAGCCAGAGGGGACTGTGACTTGCCCGAGTTCTGCACAGGGGACCGCTCCCAATGCCCGCCTGATGCCAGCCTCGGGGACGGGGAGCCGTGCGCTGGCGGCCAGGCTGTGTGCATGCAGGGGCGGTGTGCCTCCTACGCCCAGCAGTGCCAGGCTCTCTGGGGACCTGGGGCCCAGCCCGCCACGCCGCTTTGCCTCCTCACTGCCAACACTCGGGGGGATGCCTTTGGGAACTGTGGGCGCAGCCCTACAGGCAGCTACGTGTCCTGTGCTCCgag aGACGCCATCTGCGGGCAGCTGCAGTGCCAGGGGGGCATGGCCCAGCCTCTGCTGGGCTCAGCCCAGGAGCTGCGCTGGGAGACCCTGGAAGCCAATGGAACCCGGACAAATTGCAGCTGGGTACACCTGGACCTGGGCCGCGACGTGGCCCAGCCCCTCCTGACTCTACCTGGCACAGCCTGTGGCCCTGGCCTG GTGTGCATTGACCATCGCTGCCAACCCGTGGGTCTCCTGGGAGCACAGGAATGTCGAAGCAAATGTCATGGGCACGGG GTCTGCGACAGCAACAGGCACTGCCACTGTGGGGAAGGCTGGGCACCCCCGGACTGCAGCGCCCGGCTCACAG CCACCAGGTCCCTGACCACGGGGCTGCCACTCAGCCTCCTGTTGTTGCTGATCCTGGTGCTGCTTGGTGCCAGCTACTGGCACCGTGCCCGCCTACGCCAGCGACTCTGCCAGCTCAAGGGACCCAGCTGCCAATACAG ggcagcccagtcTGGTCCCCCAGAACGTCCAGGACCCCCACAGAGAGCCCCACTGATGTCCGGTGCCAAG tctcagGGGCCTGCAaagcccccacctcccaggaagCCACTGCCTGCCGACCCCCAGGGCCAGCGCCCTTCGCAGGACCTGCCTGGTCCAGGAGTTGGAATCCCGCCCCTACTGGTACCCTCCAG GCCTGCACCGCCGCCCCCAGCTGCGTCTTCGCTCTACCTCTGA
- the ADAM15 gene encoding disintegrin and metalloproteinase domain-containing protein 15 isoform X4 — MRLALLWALGLLGAGSPLPSRPLPDTDGTKEEQARPARALRGPLEPQILQDNLTLSLAEVLQTNAPETLRIKLELDGESHILELLQNRELVPGRPTLVWYQPDGTRVVSEGHTLENCCYQGGVQGHTDSWASICTCSGLRGLVILSPEKSYALELGPGDLQGPPVISRIQDLLLPGHTCALSWRESVPAQTSPGGSSPGQRHTRRWRRDVVTETKIIELVIVADHSEVQRYPDVQHLMNRTLEVALLLDTFFRPLNVRVVLVGLEVWTQQDWIEISRDPGLTLDNFLHWRRTHLLPRLPHDSAQLVTATAFSGPVVGMAVQNSICSPDFSGGVNMDHSTSILGVASSIAHELGHSLGLDHDPPGNSCPCPGPAPAKSCIMEASTDFLPGLNFSNCSRRALEKALLDGMGSCLFERMPSLPSKATIFRNVTMEQGKQFTCVFPNDCTDPCCDPFTCQLRPGAQCAADGPCCQNCKLRPAGWQCRPARGDCDLPEFCTGDRSQCPPDASLGDGEPCAGGQAVCMQGRCASYAQQCQALWGPGAQPATPLCLLTANTRGDAFGNCGRSPTGSYVSCAPRDAICGQLQCQGGMAQPLLGSAQELRWETLEANGTRTNCSWVHLDLGRDVAQPLLTLPGTACGPGLVCIDHRCQPVGLLGAQECRSKCHGHGVCDSNRHCHCGEGWAPPDCSARLTATRSLTTGLPLSLLLLLILVLLGASYWHRARLRQRLCQLKGPSCQYRAAQSGPPERPGPPQRAPLMSGAKQASALGFPAPPSRPLPPDPVPKRFQCCSALGDQGAPQPSDILSPRSSKGLSWLTGPIPPPTLCLLTRW; from the exons ATGCGGCTGGCGCTGCTGTGGGCCCTGGGACTCCTGGGCGCGGGCAGCCCTCTTCCCTCCCGGCCGCTCCCAGACACAG ATGGCACCAAGGAGGAGCAAGCAAGGCCAGCGAGGGCCCTGCGTGGGCCGTTGGAGCCCCAGATTCTCCAGGACAACCTCACACTCAGCCTAGCAGAGGTGCTTCAG ACCAATGCGCCTGAGACTTTGCGGATCAAACTGGAGTTGGATGGTGAGAGTCATATCCTGGAGCTGCTACAGAACAG GGAGCTGGTCCCAGGCCGCCCCACCCTGGTGTGGTACCAGCCTGATGGCACCAGGGTAGTCAGTGAGGGACACACACTG GAAAACTGCTGCTACCAGGGAGGAGTGCAGGGCCACACAGACTCCTGGGCCTCCATCTGCACCTGCTCGGGGCTCAG GGGCTTGGTGATCCTATCCCCAGAGAAAAGCTACGCCCTGGAGCTGGGGCCTGGGGACCTTCAGGGTCCTCCCGTGATCTCCCGGATCCAAGACCTCCTCCTGCCAGGCCACACTTGTGCCCTGAGCTGGCGGGAATCTGTGCCCGCTCAGACTTCACCAGGGGGGAGCTCCCCGGGACAGCGTCACACTCGCCGG TGGAGGCGGGACGTGGTGACGGAGACCAAGATCATCGAGCTGGTGATTGTGGCGGATCATTCGGAG GTCCAGAGGTACCCGGACGTACAGCACCTGATGAACCGCACGCTGGAAGTCGCCCTCCTCCTGGACACA TTCTTCCGGCCCTTGAACGTACGCGTGGTGCTAGTCGGCTTGGAGGTTTGGACACAGCAAGACTGGATCGAGATAAGCCGGGACCCAGGACTCACGCTAGACAACTTCCTCCACTGGCGCCGGACCCATCTGCTGCCTCGTTTGCCCCACGACAGTGCCCAGCTGGTGAC TGCTACCGCGTTCTCTGGGCCCGTGGTGGGCATGGCCGTTCAGAACTCCATCTGTTCTCCTGACTTCTCAGGAGGTGTGAACATG GACCATTCCACCAGCATCCTGGGCGTTGCCTCCTCCATAGCCCACGAGCTGGGCCACAGCCTGGGCCTGGACCACGACCCACCTGGGAACAGCTGCCCCTGTCCAGGTCCAGCCCCAGCCAAGAGCTGCATCATGGAGGCCTCCACAGA CTTCCTACCAGGCCTGAACTTCAGCAACTGCAGCCGACGGGCGCTGGAGAAAGCCCTCCTGGATGGAATGGGCAGCTGCCTCTTTGAACGGATGCCCAGCCTGCCCTCCAAGGCCACTATCTTCAGAAATGTGACCATGGAGCAGGGCAAGCAGTTCACCTGTGTCTTCCCAAAT GACTGCACGGATCCCTGCTGTGACCCCTTCACCTGTCAGCTGAGGCCAGGGGCACAGTGTGCAGCCGATGGACCCTGTTGTCAAAATTGCAAG CTGCGCCCGGCGGGCTGGCAGTGCCGTCCAGCCAGAGGGGACTGTGACTTGCCCGAGTTCTGCACAGGGGACCGCTCCCAATGCCCGCCTGATGCCAGCCTCGGGGACGGGGAGCCGTGCGCTGGCGGCCAGGCTGTGTGCATGCAGGGGCGGTGTGCCTCCTACGCCCAGCAGTGCCAGGCTCTCTGGGGACCTGGGGCCCAGCCCGCCACGCCGCTTTGCCTCCTCACTGCCAACACTCGGGGGGATGCCTTTGGGAACTGTGGGCGCAGCCCTACAGGCAGCTACGTGTCCTGTGCTCCgag aGACGCCATCTGCGGGCAGCTGCAGTGCCAGGGGGGCATGGCCCAGCCTCTGCTGGGCTCAGCCCAGGAGCTGCGCTGGGAGACCCTGGAAGCCAATGGAACCCGGACAAATTGCAGCTGGGTACACCTGGACCTGGGCCGCGACGTGGCCCAGCCCCTCCTGACTCTACCTGGCACAGCCTGTGGCCCTGGCCTG GTGTGCATTGACCATCGCTGCCAACCCGTGGGTCTCCTGGGAGCACAGGAATGTCGAAGCAAATGTCATGGGCACGGG GTCTGCGACAGCAACAGGCACTGCCACTGTGGGGAAGGCTGGGCACCCCCGGACTGCAGCGCCCGGCTCACAG CCACCAGGTCCCTGACCACGGGGCTGCCACTCAGCCTCCTGTTGTTGCTGATCCTGGTGCTGCTTGGTGCCAGCTACTGGCACCGTGCCCGCCTACGCCAGCGACTCTGCCAGCTCAAGGGACCCAGCTGCCAATACAG ggcagcccagtcTGGTCCCCCAGAACGTCCAGGACCCCCACAGAGAGCCCCACTGATGTCCGGTGCCAAG CAGGCTAGTGCTCTTGGCTTCCCGGCACCCCCCTCCAGGCCGCTGCCTCCTGACCCTGTGCCCAAGAGATTCCAG TGTTGCTCTGCATTAGGGGACCAGGGTGCCCCTCAGCCTTCAGACATTCTGAGCCCCAGAAGCAGCAAAGG GCTGAGCTGGCTGACCGGCCCAATCCCCCCACCTACCCTCTGCCTGCTGACCCGGTGGTGA
- the ADAM15 gene encoding disintegrin and metalloproteinase domain-containing protein 15 isoform X5, whose amino-acid sequence MRLALLWALGLLGAGSPLPSRPLPDTDGTKEEQARPARALRGPLEPQILQDNLTLSLAEVLQTNAPETLRIKLELDGESHILELLQNRELVPGRPTLVWYQPDGTRVVSEGHTLENCCYQGGVQGHTDSWASICTCSGLRGLVILSPEKSYALELGPGDLQGPPVISRIQDLLLPGHTCALSWRESVPAQTSPGGSSPGQRHTRRWRRDVVTETKIIELVIVADHSEVQRYPDVQHLMNRTLEVALLLDTFFRPLNVRVVLVGLEVWTQQDWIEISRDPGLTLDNFLHWRRTHLLPRLPHDSAQLVTATAFSGPVVGMAVQNSICSPDFSGGVNMDHSTSILGVASSIAHELGHSLGLDHDPPGNSCPCPGPAPAKSCIMEASTDFLPGLNFSNCSRRALEKALLDGMGSCLFERMPSLPSKATIFRNVTMEQGKQFTCVFPNDCTDPCCDPFTCQLRPGAQCAADGPCCQNCKLRPAGWQCRPARGDCDLPEFCTGDRSQCPPDASLGDGEPCAGGQAVCMQGRCASYAQQCQALWGPGAQPATPLCLLTANTRGDAFGNCGRSPTGSYVSCAPRDAICGQLQCQGGMAQPLLGSAQELRWETLEANGTRTNCSWVHLDLGRDVAQPLLTLPGTACGPGLVCIDHRCQPVGLLGAQECRSKCHGHGVCDSNRHCHCGEGWAPPDCSARLTATRSLTTGLPLSLLLLLILVLLGASYWHRARLRQRLCQLKGPSCQYRAAQSGPPERPGPPQRAPLMSGAKASALGFPAPPSRPLPPDPVPKRFQCCSALGDQGAPQPSDILSPRSSKGLSWLTGPIPPPTLCLLTRW is encoded by the exons ATGCGGCTGGCGCTGCTGTGGGCCCTGGGACTCCTGGGCGCGGGCAGCCCTCTTCCCTCCCGGCCGCTCCCAGACACAG ATGGCACCAAGGAGGAGCAAGCAAGGCCAGCGAGGGCCCTGCGTGGGCCGTTGGAGCCCCAGATTCTCCAGGACAACCTCACACTCAGCCTAGCAGAGGTGCTTCAG ACCAATGCGCCTGAGACTTTGCGGATCAAACTGGAGTTGGATGGTGAGAGTCATATCCTGGAGCTGCTACAGAACAG GGAGCTGGTCCCAGGCCGCCCCACCCTGGTGTGGTACCAGCCTGATGGCACCAGGGTAGTCAGTGAGGGACACACACTG GAAAACTGCTGCTACCAGGGAGGAGTGCAGGGCCACACAGACTCCTGGGCCTCCATCTGCACCTGCTCGGGGCTCAG GGGCTTGGTGATCCTATCCCCAGAGAAAAGCTACGCCCTGGAGCTGGGGCCTGGGGACCTTCAGGGTCCTCCCGTGATCTCCCGGATCCAAGACCTCCTCCTGCCAGGCCACACTTGTGCCCTGAGCTGGCGGGAATCTGTGCCCGCTCAGACTTCACCAGGGGGGAGCTCCCCGGGACAGCGTCACACTCGCCGG TGGAGGCGGGACGTGGTGACGGAGACCAAGATCATCGAGCTGGTGATTGTGGCGGATCATTCGGAG GTCCAGAGGTACCCGGACGTACAGCACCTGATGAACCGCACGCTGGAAGTCGCCCTCCTCCTGGACACA TTCTTCCGGCCCTTGAACGTACGCGTGGTGCTAGTCGGCTTGGAGGTTTGGACACAGCAAGACTGGATCGAGATAAGCCGGGACCCAGGACTCACGCTAGACAACTTCCTCCACTGGCGCCGGACCCATCTGCTGCCTCGTTTGCCCCACGACAGTGCCCAGCTGGTGAC TGCTACCGCGTTCTCTGGGCCCGTGGTGGGCATGGCCGTTCAGAACTCCATCTGTTCTCCTGACTTCTCAGGAGGTGTGAACATG GACCATTCCACCAGCATCCTGGGCGTTGCCTCCTCCATAGCCCACGAGCTGGGCCACAGCCTGGGCCTGGACCACGACCCACCTGGGAACAGCTGCCCCTGTCCAGGTCCAGCCCCAGCCAAGAGCTGCATCATGGAGGCCTCCACAGA CTTCCTACCAGGCCTGAACTTCAGCAACTGCAGCCGACGGGCGCTGGAGAAAGCCCTCCTGGATGGAATGGGCAGCTGCCTCTTTGAACGGATGCCCAGCCTGCCCTCCAAGGCCACTATCTTCAGAAATGTGACCATGGAGCAGGGCAAGCAGTTCACCTGTGTCTTCCCAAAT GACTGCACGGATCCCTGCTGTGACCCCTTCACCTGTCAGCTGAGGCCAGGGGCACAGTGTGCAGCCGATGGACCCTGTTGTCAAAATTGCAAG CTGCGCCCGGCGGGCTGGCAGTGCCGTCCAGCCAGAGGGGACTGTGACTTGCCCGAGTTCTGCACAGGGGACCGCTCCCAATGCCCGCCTGATGCCAGCCTCGGGGACGGGGAGCCGTGCGCTGGCGGCCAGGCTGTGTGCATGCAGGGGCGGTGTGCCTCCTACGCCCAGCAGTGCCAGGCTCTCTGGGGACCTGGGGCCCAGCCCGCCACGCCGCTTTGCCTCCTCACTGCCAACACTCGGGGGGATGCCTTTGGGAACTGTGGGCGCAGCCCTACAGGCAGCTACGTGTCCTGTGCTCCgag aGACGCCATCTGCGGGCAGCTGCAGTGCCAGGGGGGCATGGCCCAGCCTCTGCTGGGCTCAGCCCAGGAGCTGCGCTGGGAGACCCTGGAAGCCAATGGAACCCGGACAAATTGCAGCTGGGTACACCTGGACCTGGGCCGCGACGTGGCCCAGCCCCTCCTGACTCTACCTGGCACAGCCTGTGGCCCTGGCCTG GTGTGCATTGACCATCGCTGCCAACCCGTGGGTCTCCTGGGAGCACAGGAATGTCGAAGCAAATGTCATGGGCACGGG GTCTGCGACAGCAACAGGCACTGCCACTGTGGGGAAGGCTGGGCACCCCCGGACTGCAGCGCCCGGCTCACAG CCACCAGGTCCCTGACCACGGGGCTGCCACTCAGCCTCCTGTTGTTGCTGATCCTGGTGCTGCTTGGTGCCAGCTACTGGCACCGTGCCCGCCTACGCCAGCGACTCTGCCAGCTCAAGGGACCCAGCTGCCAATACAG ggcagcccagtcTGGTCCCCCAGAACGTCCAGGACCCCCACAGAGAGCCCCACTGATGTCCGGTGCCAAG GCTAGTGCTCTTGGCTTCCCGGCACCCCCCTCCAGGCCGCTGCCTCCTGACCCTGTGCCCAAGAGATTCCAG TGTTGCTCTGCATTAGGGGACCAGGGTGCCCCTCAGCCTTCAGACATTCTGAGCCCCAGAAGCAGCAAAGG GCTGAGCTGGCTGACCGGCCCAATCCCCCCACCTACCCTCTGCCTGCTGACCCGGTGGTGA
- the ADAM15 gene encoding disintegrin and metalloproteinase domain-containing protein 15 isoform X1 encodes MRLALLWALGLLGAGSPLPSRPLPDTDGTKEEQARPARALRGPLEPQILQDNLTLSLAEVLQTNAPETLRIKLELDGESHILELLQNRELVPGRPTLVWYQPDGTRVVSEGHTLENCCYQGGVQGHTDSWASICTCSGLRGLVILSPEKSYALELGPGDLQGPPVISRIQDLLLPGHTCALSWRESVPAQTSPGGSSPGQRHTRRWRRDVVTETKIIELVIVADHSEVQRYPDVQHLMNRTLEVALLLDTFFRPLNVRVVLVGLEVWTQQDWIEISRDPGLTLDNFLHWRRTHLLPRLPHDSAQLVTATAFSGPVVGMAVQNSICSPDFSGGVNMDHSTSILGVASSIAHELGHSLGLDHDPPGNSCPCPGPAPAKSCIMEASTDFLPGLNFSNCSRRALEKALLDGMGSCLFERMPSLPSKATIFRNVTMEQGKQFTCVFPNDCTDPCCDPFTCQLRPGAQCAADGPCCQNCKLRPAGWQCRPARGDCDLPEFCTGDRSQCPPDASLGDGEPCAGGQAVCMQGRCASYAQQCQALWGPGAQPATPLCLLTANTRGDAFGNCGRSPTGSYVSCAPRDAICGQLQCQGGMAQPLLGSAQELRWETLEANGTRTNCSWVHLDLGRDVAQPLLTLPGTACGPGLVCIDHRCQPVGLLGAQECRSKCHGHGVCDSNRHCHCGEGWAPPDCSARLTATRSLTTGLPLSLLLLLILVLLGASYWHRARLRQRLCQLKGPSCQYRAAQSGPPERPGPPQRAPLMSGAKQASALGFPAPPSRPLPPDPVPKRFQAELADRPNPPTYPLPADPVVRHLKSQGPAKPPPPRKPLPADPQGQRPSQDLPGPGVGIPPLLVPSRPAPPPPAASSLYL; translated from the exons ATGCGGCTGGCGCTGCTGTGGGCCCTGGGACTCCTGGGCGCGGGCAGCCCTCTTCCCTCCCGGCCGCTCCCAGACACAG ATGGCACCAAGGAGGAGCAAGCAAGGCCAGCGAGGGCCCTGCGTGGGCCGTTGGAGCCCCAGATTCTCCAGGACAACCTCACACTCAGCCTAGCAGAGGTGCTTCAG ACCAATGCGCCTGAGACTTTGCGGATCAAACTGGAGTTGGATGGTGAGAGTCATATCCTGGAGCTGCTACAGAACAG GGAGCTGGTCCCAGGCCGCCCCACCCTGGTGTGGTACCAGCCTGATGGCACCAGGGTAGTCAGTGAGGGACACACACTG GAAAACTGCTGCTACCAGGGAGGAGTGCAGGGCCACACAGACTCCTGGGCCTCCATCTGCACCTGCTCGGGGCTCAG GGGCTTGGTGATCCTATCCCCAGAGAAAAGCTACGCCCTGGAGCTGGGGCCTGGGGACCTTCAGGGTCCTCCCGTGATCTCCCGGATCCAAGACCTCCTCCTGCCAGGCCACACTTGTGCCCTGAGCTGGCGGGAATCTGTGCCCGCTCAGACTTCACCAGGGGGGAGCTCCCCGGGACAGCGTCACACTCGCCGG TGGAGGCGGGACGTGGTGACGGAGACCAAGATCATCGAGCTGGTGATTGTGGCGGATCATTCGGAG GTCCAGAGGTACCCGGACGTACAGCACCTGATGAACCGCACGCTGGAAGTCGCCCTCCTCCTGGACACA TTCTTCCGGCCCTTGAACGTACGCGTGGTGCTAGTCGGCTTGGAGGTTTGGACACAGCAAGACTGGATCGAGATAAGCCGGGACCCAGGACTCACGCTAGACAACTTCCTCCACTGGCGCCGGACCCATCTGCTGCCTCGTTTGCCCCACGACAGTGCCCAGCTGGTGAC TGCTACCGCGTTCTCTGGGCCCGTGGTGGGCATGGCCGTTCAGAACTCCATCTGTTCTCCTGACTTCTCAGGAGGTGTGAACATG GACCATTCCACCAGCATCCTGGGCGTTGCCTCCTCCATAGCCCACGAGCTGGGCCACAGCCTGGGCCTGGACCACGACCCACCTGGGAACAGCTGCCCCTGTCCAGGTCCAGCCCCAGCCAAGAGCTGCATCATGGAGGCCTCCACAGA CTTCCTACCAGGCCTGAACTTCAGCAACTGCAGCCGACGGGCGCTGGAGAAAGCCCTCCTGGATGGAATGGGCAGCTGCCTCTTTGAACGGATGCCCAGCCTGCCCTCCAAGGCCACTATCTTCAGAAATGTGACCATGGAGCAGGGCAAGCAGTTCACCTGTGTCTTCCCAAAT GACTGCACGGATCCCTGCTGTGACCCCTTCACCTGTCAGCTGAGGCCAGGGGCACAGTGTGCAGCCGATGGACCCTGTTGTCAAAATTGCAAG CTGCGCCCGGCGGGCTGGCAGTGCCGTCCAGCCAGAGGGGACTGTGACTTGCCCGAGTTCTGCACAGGGGACCGCTCCCAATGCCCGCCTGATGCCAGCCTCGGGGACGGGGAGCCGTGCGCTGGCGGCCAGGCTGTGTGCATGCAGGGGCGGTGTGCCTCCTACGCCCAGCAGTGCCAGGCTCTCTGGGGACCTGGGGCCCAGCCCGCCACGCCGCTTTGCCTCCTCACTGCCAACACTCGGGGGGATGCCTTTGGGAACTGTGGGCGCAGCCCTACAGGCAGCTACGTGTCCTGTGCTCCgag aGACGCCATCTGCGGGCAGCTGCAGTGCCAGGGGGGCATGGCCCAGCCTCTGCTGGGCTCAGCCCAGGAGCTGCGCTGGGAGACCCTGGAAGCCAATGGAACCCGGACAAATTGCAGCTGGGTACACCTGGACCTGGGCCGCGACGTGGCCCAGCCCCTCCTGACTCTACCTGGCACAGCCTGTGGCCCTGGCCTG GTGTGCATTGACCATCGCTGCCAACCCGTGGGTCTCCTGGGAGCACAGGAATGTCGAAGCAAATGTCATGGGCACGGG GTCTGCGACAGCAACAGGCACTGCCACTGTGGGGAAGGCTGGGCACCCCCGGACTGCAGCGCCCGGCTCACAG CCACCAGGTCCCTGACCACGGGGCTGCCACTCAGCCTCCTGTTGTTGCTGATCCTGGTGCTGCTTGGTGCCAGCTACTGGCACCGTGCCCGCCTACGCCAGCGACTCTGCCAGCTCAAGGGACCCAGCTGCCAATACAG ggcagcccagtcTGGTCCCCCAGAACGTCCAGGACCCCCACAGAGAGCCCCACTGATGTCCGGTGCCAAG CAGGCTAGTGCTCTTGGCTTCCCGGCACCCCCCTCCAGGCCGCTGCCTCCTGACCCTGTGCCCAAGAGATTCCAG GCTGAGCTGGCTGACCGGCCCAATCCCCCCACCTACCCTCTGCCTGCTGACCCGGTGGTGAGGCATTTGAAG tctcagGGGCCTGCAaagcccccacctcccaggaagCCACTGCCTGCCGACCCCCAGGGCCAGCGCCCTTCGCAGGACCTGCCTGGTCCAGGAGTTGGAATCCCGCCCCTACTGGTACCCTCCAG GCCTGCACCGCCGCCCCCAGCTGCGTCTTCGCTCTACCTCTGA